One Desulfonatronum thiodismutans genomic window, GAGCTGCGGCGGCGGGTGGGTATGGTCTTTCAGAAGCCCAACCCTTTTCCCAAGTCCATCTACGAGAACGTGGCCTACGGTCTACGGCTGCAAGGGGTCAACGACAGGAAGAAGCTGGATCAAGTGGTGGAATACGCCCTGCGGGGCGCGGCTCTGTGGGAGGAAGTCAAGGACCGGCTGCACGAAAACGCCTTCGGCCTGTCCGGCGGCCAGCAGCAGCGCCTGGTCATTGCCCGGGCCGTGGCCATTGAGCCGGAAGTGATCCTCCTGGACGAGCCCTGCTCGGCCCTGGACCCCATTTCCACGGCCAAGGTCGAGGACCTTATCTTCAAACTCAAGGAGAAATACACGATCATCATAGTCACCCACAACATGCAGCAGGCCGCCCGGGTCTCGGACTACACGGCCTACATGTACCTGGGCAATCTGGTGGAATACATGGACACCATCACTCTCTTCACCCAGCCCAAACAACGGGCCACCGAGGACTACATCACCGGTCGGTTCGGGTAGGTTCGTCCCTCGTTCATTCCTGAACTTTGTCGGATTCCTGGTGACCCCCTTTCTCCTCAATGCTGATTGCGCAAGTTGAGCCTGAAATACGTGCGGGTTGACTGCTCAATCTCCCTGAAGGGGAGGCGTCGTAGAGCCGGTGGTTTCAACCACCGGAACAGAATCGAGATGGTTCATCTTGTCGGGAAAATTGTTTGACACATTTTGTTGCCGTGAAAATTCGCCGCAAATGTAGGGGCGGCCCTCGCGGCCGCCCTGGGTGGGCGAGGCAACGAGGAGCAACGACGAACAAAAGATCAACCGTGCCGCCATGTTGATATGAGCGAAGGGCAGGCGCAAGGCCTGCCCCTACACGACGCGATTATGCCGACGATCATCTGGAACAGGATGTCACTGTGTCAATCTGACCTGAACCATCACTGATCGGTCTGCATATTTTTCAGACAGTTTCTCAGCGTTTTCGATACCGATCCCGATTCCGACCCCGGCAACGGCAATTACCCTGTGCTGAGTAGGGGATGGTTCAGAATTGGTTGACAAATCGTAACGCCTTCTTTCAGGCATCCATTCGGTGTAGGGGCGACCGGCCGGTCGCCCCTACTGCAATTGTTTAAAACAGAGGAAGGGGGGCATCGTCCCGCCGGCTGTCATTCCAGGTTGTTTTCCTTGAGGATTTCCACCAGCCTGCTTTCGCTGATCGAGGGGATGTCTGTTTTTGAATAGAGTTTCAGGAGATAGATGGCGCCTTGGTGGTCGATATAATAGTAGATGACGCGGAATCCTCCGCTTTTGCCTGATGTCGTGGACGTGTTGGCCAGGCGGAGCTTGTAAAGGCTTTTGGACAACGCGATTCCTGATCGTGGATCGCCGGTCAGGACTTGATGCAAGCGCCTGAGATCCGCCGTCAGGTTCTTGTATTTCTTGGAAAGGTTTTTTGCATCCTTTTTGAAGGACGGCAGGCTAATGATCCTCAAGCTCATGGATCAGCGCCTCCAGCGATTGCACCTTGTTTTCTCCTTGGAGATGCGCTTTCAGTTCCCGTGCGGCCATATCGAATTCCCTATAAAACCGCTGTGCTTTCTGCTCCTCAATGTAGGCCCGAATTGCCTCGGTGATGAGTTCGCTGCGGTTCAGGTCGTACTGCCGGGTGAAGTCGTCAAGCTCATCGACAAGATACCTGGGCAGTCGAAGGCCCACTTGTTGTTTTTGCAATTTCGTTGGTTCACGCATAGGATTTATCCCGTTGTCTTGTTGTAAAACAATAATATATGCAAATTCGGATATGCCCTGCAAGCACTTTGTGGAGCGGCAGTAAGCCTCTTATACTGCCTGAGGTTGAGGATTTTAATTTGCCGCTGTGCCGAGAGGTGCGAGTTTCAGCCTTTTTATGCCGCCCCTTCAGGGCTTGCATGTAGCCCCAAAGGGGCGGCATATGGCATCCCAGGGCGTTGCCCTGGGATGAGGTCATGAAACAAGAAAGAGCCCTGAAAGGACCCTAAATGGCATCATGGAAAAAATAATGTTTCAGCCTAAACGAGTATAAACTCCAAAGGTCTTCGGATTTCTTTCTGATATCTTTCAGCCAATTTCTAAGGAAGCATATCCGCTGGAGACCGTAAAAGCAGCAGGTTGCGGATGAAGGCAAAATGTCGGTCCTGGGTCAGGACGGGCCATCCGTGCTGCATGGCGGTTGCCGCGATCCAGAGGTCGTTTGTCGGGATAGGCTTGCCGTCTTCAC contains:
- the pstB gene encoding phosphate ABC transporter ATP-binding protein PstB; translation: MDFSKETFSLEVENLQLYYGKDQALKDISMKIPTRRVTAFIGPSGCGKSTLLRCFNRMNDLIDICRIEGSIKLDGENIYDRTVDVAELRRRVGMVFQKPNPFPKSIYENVAYGLRLQGVNDRKKLDQVVEYALRGAALWEEVKDRLHENAFGLSGGQQQRLVIARAVAIEPEVILLDEPCSALDPISTAKVEDLIFKLKEKYTIIIVTHNMQQAARVSDYTAYMYLGNLVEYMDTITLFTQPKQRATEDYITGRFG
- a CDS encoding type II toxin-antitoxin system RelE family toxin, which gives rise to MSLRIISLPSFKKDAKNLSKKYKNLTADLRRLHQVLTGDPRSGIALSKSLYKLRLANTSTTSGKSGGFRVIYYYIDHQGAIYLLKLYSKTDIPSISESRLVEILKENNLE
- a CDS encoding ribbon-helix-helix domain-containing protein, which encodes MREPTKLQKQQVGLRLPRYLVDELDDFTRQYDLNRSELITEAIRAYIEEQKAQRFYREFDMAARELKAHLQGENKVQSLEALIHELEDH